A window of Streptomyces sp. SAI-127 contains these coding sequences:
- a CDS encoding DUF4097 family beta strand repeat-containing protein: protein MPTRRLTRLMVVLALLPLAGACSDDDGGGSGGPQAAGAFRAAGSGEHVVIATDNGLRLRPADGRGVAVDDRVDEHWSHRGKVWTLDLSCTDQATGGEGCPRMPYVEIPDGVSVTATARNAGVDVAGVAAALDITTVNGDVTVTRSGRDDADVRLSTRNGSVRATSVAAERVHAATTNGDVVVGCAAVPSGVSAATVNGSVDVTVPHDSPAYRVTASTDNGRATVAVPAQRADRDHTLTLTTVNGDVYARRD from the coding sequence ATGCCGACACGGCGCCTGACGCGCCTGATGGTGGTGCTGGCGCTGCTGCCTCTCGCCGGGGCGTGCAGCGACGACGACGGAGGGGGTTCCGGTGGCCCGCAGGCGGCGGGAGCGTTCCGCGCGGCTGGCTCCGGGGAACACGTGGTGATCGCCACCGACAACGGCCTGCGGCTGCGCCCGGCCGACGGCCGCGGCGTCGCCGTCGACGACCGCGTCGACGAGCACTGGTCCCACCGCGGGAAGGTGTGGACGCTCGACCTGTCGTGCACCGACCAGGCCACGGGCGGCGAGGGCTGCCCTCGGATGCCGTACGTGGAAATCCCCGACGGGGTGAGCGTCACGGCCACCGCCCGCAACGCCGGCGTCGACGTGGCGGGCGTCGCCGCCGCGCTGGACATCACGACCGTCAACGGCGATGTGACGGTGACCCGTTCGGGACGCGACGACGCCGACGTACGGCTGTCCACCCGCAACGGCTCGGTGCGCGCGACGAGCGTGGCAGCCGAGCGGGTGCACGCCGCAACCACGAACGGCGACGTGGTGGTGGGATGTGCCGCAGTCCCGTCGGGCGTCAGCGCCGCGACCGTCAACGGCTCGGTCGACGTCACCGTGCCCCACGACAGCCCGGCCTACCGGGTCACCGCCTCCACCGACAACGGCCGCGCCACGGTGGCCGTCCCGGCACAGCGCGCCGACCGCGACCACACCCTGACGCTGACCACGGTCAACGGCGACGTCTACGCCCGCCGGGACTGA
- a CDS encoding DUF5133 domain-containing protein: MLMAHPALLTDLLERYEALHVLHAEEGSAGARQRLEDVSYTLCIATGTRDIDSALAAARRQLSGVRPDDDALMADA; the protein is encoded by the coding sequence ATGCTCATGGCCCACCCCGCCCTTCTGACCGACCTGCTCGAGCGCTACGAGGCGCTGCATGTTCTGCACGCGGAAGAGGGCAGCGCCGGGGCGCGGCAGCGCCTCGAGGACGTGTCCTACACCTTGTGCATCGCGACGGGCACCCGTGACATCGACTCCGCCCTGGCAGCCGCCCGCCGTCAGCTGTCCGGCGTCCGCCCCGACGACGACGCACTGATGGCGGACGCGTGA